A single region of the Leptodactylus fuscus isolate aLepFus1 chromosome 5, aLepFus1.hap2, whole genome shotgun sequence genome encodes:
- the ZNF609 gene encoding zinc finger protein 609 isoform X3: protein MESTVCASSGLPLHLLVPMVNNDISSPCEQIMVRTRSVGVNTSDVALATEPECLGPCEPGTSVNLEGIVWQETEDGMLVVNVTWRNKTYVGTLLDCTRHDWAPPRFCDSPTSDLEMRNGRGRGKRMRPSSNAPIAEGTPAPDNKGASSSSSSSSKTRAGANNKGRRGSQNSSEHRPPPCNPTEDIKASPSSANKRKSKPPSDMELTSSSEDSKGSKRARTNSMGSSSAPVSVSLPLTVPLSTIKVEPTALDRNCSSPILIDCPHPNCNKKYKHINGLKYHQAHAHTDDDSKPEADGDSECGEEPHLHLDMGSCNGTFPTQKGSLSPARSATPKARLTEPHSPTLTSKFGGKVVCKKKIGTEGDTDPGALSNDGSDDGPMAADDTSNDGFESQEKRLTEKDAAKKGNGGNKPDKLASSKSVKSARPIAPAIVPQQMYTIQTTTFTAGSPGSSTGLTTTVVQAMPTSPQLKPIQPKPTVMGEPSSINPALTPSRDKKKKDKKKKEQREDESPGTSIKVGRPEDGKSPFGEAVVDSASKGDGLINGSDAHQSRLASIKAEADKIYSFTDNAPSPSIGGAGGATGGSNSNRMENPSPGQPMTPLHVVTQNGAEGASAKTNSPAYSDISDAGEDGEGKVEGTKAKDPEQMVKESAKKSLFPPQPQSKESPYYQTFETYYSPNYAHSSPGAMNPTGQTTPESQPLKVKKEEDLEVTEVKMKVEPPEDKKPELSSTSQQPSVIQQRPNMYMQSLYYNQYAYVPPYGYSDQGYHAHLLSTNPTYRQQYEEHQKQRQNLEQQQQQRNIDKKAEMAMRDREATLKEEWKHKSSVPPTLTKAPSLTDLGKSGPSKPKELVSGPDSSKSVIIPKPEDSKIPVQQAEGLKAKVSEGSSHTAKESGEPSKPVGECNRQAGLDPVLWYRQQQEAESRMWSYVYPKYTDTLKADDERWKEERDRKVKEERSRNKEASAKEDSKEAINVEVKGPQQTEDPRVLTKDPRTSTHVPVSSPLTQHQSYIPYMHGYTYSQAYDPSHPSYRGMPAVMMQNYPGSYLPSSYSFSPYGNKVAGSDESEKSRASPSVSCKPTTESKALDILQQHASHYKSKSPTITDKSPQERDRGGCSVPGSSAGGAGGCSSMGAPDRGVGDRNSERPRTSPSQRLMSTHHHHHHLGYSLLPGQYQLPYTTGLSSTAIVASQQGSAPSLYPPPRR from the exons GCATGTTGGTTGTGAACGTGACCTGGAGAAACAAGACATATGTAGGGACGCTTTTAGATTGCACTCGGCATGACTGGGCCCCACCTAG ATTCTGCGACTCTCCCACGAGTGACTTGGAGATGCGGAACGGACGGGGGAGGGGTAAACGCATGCGGCCAAGTAGTAATGCTCCTATTGCAGAAGGTACACCAGCCCCTGACAATAAAGGTGCAAGcagtagtagcagtagcagcAGTAAGACTCGAGCTGGAGCCAATAACAAAGGGAGACGTGGAAGCCAGAATTCAAGTGAACATCGTCCACCTCCCTGCAATCCAACAGAAGATATAAAAGCTAGCCCATCGTCTGCCAACAAGCGCAAAAGCAAACCCCCTTCTGACATGGAATTGACCTCCAGCTCTGAAGATTCTAAGGGGAGTAAGCGGGCACGCACAAACTCCATGGGATcctcctctgccccagtgtctgtTTCTTTACCTTTAACAGTGCCATTAAGCACTATTAAGGTGGAACCAACTGCCCTGGACCGTAATTGTTCTTCCCCCATATTAATAGACTGTCCTCACCCTAACTGCAACAAGAAATACAAGCACATTAATGGCCTGAAGTACCATCAGGCTCATGCACACACAGATGATGACAGTAAACCAGAGGCAGATGGAGATAGTGAATGTGGAGAGGAGCCACACCTTCATCTGGACATGGGTAGTTGTAATGGTACCTTTCCAACTCAGAAGGGTTCCCTTTCCCCAGCACGATCTGCAACTCCTAAAGCTCGTTTGACTGAACCACACAGTCCTACTCTTACCTCTAAATTTGGAGGTAAGGTTGTATGCAAGAAAAAAATTGGTACTGAAGGAGATACAGACCCTGGAGCACTTTCTAATGATGGATCAGATGATGGTCCCATGGCTGCAGATGACACAAGCAATGATGGCTTTGAGTCACAGGAAAAGAGATTGACTGAGAAGGATGCAGCTAAAAAGGGCAATGGGGGCAATAAGCCTGATAAGTTGGCTTCATCTAAAAGTGTGAAGTCTGCTCGACCTATTGCACCTGCAATAGTACCCCAGCAAATGTACACCATTCAAACTACAACTTTCACTGCTGGGAGTCCTGGTTCCTCCACAGGTCTTACTACCACAGTAGTCCAAGCCATGCCTACCAGCCCACAGCTTAAACCTATTCAACCCAAACCAACAGTAATGGGAGAGCCTTCTAGTATTAATCCAGCCTTAACGCCATCTAGGGATAAAAAGAAAAAGGACAAAAAGAAGAAAGAACAAAGAGAAGATGAGAGTCCTGGAACCTCTATAAAGGTAGGACGTCCAGAAGATGGAAAAAGTCCCTTTGGAGAAGCAGTAGTTGATTCAGCATCCAAAGGCGATGGACTTATTAATGGTTCTGATGCCCACCAAAGTAGGCTAGCAAGCATAAAGGCAGAGGCTGACAAAATCTATAGCTTCACAGACAATGCACCAAGTCCTTCCATAGGAGGAGCTGGTGGTGCTACTGGCGGTAGTAATTCAAACCGAATGGAAAATCCCAGTCCTGGTCAGCCCATGACCCCCTTACATGTTGTTACCCAAAATGGCGCAGAAGGAGCTTCAGCTAAAACAAACAGCCCGGCTTACTCTGACATTTCAGATGCAGGTGAAGACGGAGAAGGTAAAGTGGAAGGCACAAAGGCCAAGGATCCAGAACAAATGGTCAAGGAAAGTGCCAAAAAGTCCCTTTTCCCGCCACAACCTCAAAGCAAAGAATCCCCATACTATCAGACCTTTGAAACCTACTATTCTCCCAACTATGCACATTCCAGTCCAGGTGCCATGAATCCCACTGGTCAGACTACACCAGAAAGTCAGCCTCTGAAAGTTAAGAAAGAAGAAGATTTGGAGGTAACTGAAGTTAAAATGAAGGTTGAGCCACCTGAGGATAAAAAACCAGAGCTTAGCAGCACTAGCCAACAACCCTCAGTTATTCAACAACGCCCGAATATGTAcatgcagagtctgtattacaatCAGTATGCCTATGTGCCTCCTTATGGCTATAGTGACCAAGGGTATCATGCTCATCTGCTGAGCACTAACCCAACATATAGACAACAGTATGAGGAGCACCAGAAACAAAGACAAAACCTGGAACAGCAACAGCAGCAACGCAATATTGATAAGAAGGCAGAGATGGCCATGCGAGATAGAGAGGCCACTCTCAAAGAAGAATGGAAGCACAAATCCTCAGTACCTCCAACACTCACAAAGGCTCCAAGTCTAACTGACCTGGGGAAGTCGGGCCCTAGTAAACCTAAGGAGCTGGTTTCTGGGCCAGACTCGAGTAAGTCTGTGATAATCCCCAAACCAGAGGACTCAAAGATTCCAGTACAGCAAGCAGAAGGTTTGAAAGCAAAAGTATCTGAAGGAAGTAGTCATACGGCGAAGGAGAGCGGAGAACCTTCAAAACCAGTAGGGGAGTGCAATAGACAAGCTGGACTGGATCCTGTATTGTGGTACAGACAG CAGCAAGAAGCAGAGTCACGCATGTGGTCCTATGTTTATCCGAAGTACACTGATACACTAAAAGCTGATGATGAAAGGTGGAAAGAAGAAAGAGATCGAAAAGTCAAAGAGGAGCGAAGCCGGAACAAAGAAGCCTCTGCTAAAGAAGACAGCAAGGAAGCAATTAACGTAGAAGTTAAGGGACCCCAACAAACCGAAGATCCTCGTGTACTGACTAAGGACCCTCGCACGAGCACTCATGTGCCAGTTTCATCACCACTTACACAGCATCAGTCATATATCCCATATATGCATGGTTATACGTACAGCCAAGCATATGACCCTAGCCATCCAAGCTACCGTGGGATGCCAGCAGTCATGATGCAGAATTACCCAG GTTCCTATCTACCCTCCAGTTACTCATTCTCTCCGTATGGCAACAAGGTTGCTGGCAGTGATGAGTCTGAGAAGTCACGAGCCAGTCCAAGTGTCAGTTGCAAGCCTACCACAGAGTCTAAAGCCCTTGATATATTACAGCAGCATGCAAGCCATTACAAGAGCAAGTCTCCTACA ATCACAGACAAATCTCCACAGGAACGAGACCGAGGTGGTTGCAGTGTCCCTGGAAGCTCTGCAGGAGGAGCTGGTGGTTGCAGTAGTATGGGAGCCCCAGACCGAGGAGTGGGTGACAGAAATTCTGAAAGACCACGCACTTCcccttcacagcgtttaatgtccacacatcatcatcaccaccatctTGGTTACTCTTTGCTGCCTGGCCAGTATCAGTTGCCCTACACCACAG GTCTGTCTTCTACAGCCATTGTAGCAAGTCAGCAGGGCTCAGCCCCATCTCTGTACCCACCCCCGAGGAGGTGA